One Luteitalea sp. genomic window, CAAGAGAACAGCATTCGCCAGTGTGAAGACTCCCGCATTGGCCCCGATGCCGACCGCCAGCGTCACTACCACGAGCACCGTCAGCCCCGGCACCCGACAGAGCACACGCACGCCATACTGGAATCTGCGAATCGCCGTATCCAACCAGTTCGACATAAACATCCTTCGTACCGCCGTTACAGCTCAACGACTGGTCTCGATGACAAGCATCGGTCATCCGTGCGCCGCACGCTGGACGGGATCTCGTCTGCGATGGTCTAATAAGAACCGCATTATATCCCTGAACAACGGCATTCGCTGACTGACGCGGCGGCCATCAGATGTCCGAGAACGAAACTGCCGTCCTGCGCGGCCGTAGCGAGCGCGCGTCAGGGAATCGAGGGCCACGTTGACGAGCGCTTCCGCGAGCGCGTCCGGACGCCCGGCGGCACCACCAAACCAGTTTCGCCGTGCGTGACAATCTCCTGGCCGGCTCCTCCGCTCGTGAGGATCTCTGGCAGCTCCATCGCCATGGCTTCGACCAGACATCGGCCGAGCCCCTCATCGTCACCGCGGAGCACAGCGCATCGAGAGCCGCCGCATCGACCCTGCGGACGTTACCCAGTCCTGCAGTCGAGTTTGCGGATCATCGTC contains:
- a CDS encoding glycosyltransferase, whose product is MLRGDDEGLGRCLVEAMAMELPEILTSGGAGQEIVTHGETGLVVPPGVRTRSRKRSSTWPSIP